A stretch of the Arachis stenosperma cultivar V10309 chromosome 6, arast.V10309.gnm1.PFL2, whole genome shotgun sequence genome encodes the following:
- the LOC130933158 gene encoding protein FAR1-RELATED SEQUENCE 5-like, translated as MYNLITQHRKEKVKGGDANAAISYLRGKAGNDSYFFGKYTLSNENRLENLFWPDGTSHIDYECFGDVLTFDLTYNRNVYNKPLVIFSGSNHYGQTVVFGCGLLVKEDIGSYKWLLETFWEAMGSKHPTAVVIDGDLSMREAIKHVFPYATHRLCAWNLHRNACEKVKNSGFLKNFKQLIYANVSVEEFQVMWEDMVVRYNLSSNSWVVQTYEMRNLWALAYLRDQFFGRIRTTSQCEGINSLIKAYVRKKDTLLEFINNMETVVSHYRNNERVAEFNSKYTEPVLVTSLPTLEDFTTKTFTHNMFQEVRKEIQGACAMNTELVIQDGGKLYFKCNSFGVPKIDHVVEFDKIGGMLRCECLWFETRGISYMHIFACLKHQHVEVIPKRLVCKRWTKNAKSDFMKSNVDDPSDYDKVLKCRFGVLGAECSRMMDLSCKNLSDFVEAMNSIVDTITKLQKRGENPCNANLDDDYVGDPLVVKSKGAPKKNSKFK; from the coding sequence ATGTATAACCTCATTACTCAACATAGGAAGGAAAAGGTGAAGGGTGGTGATGCAAATGCTGCAATAAGCTACTTGAGAGGTAAAGCTGGGAATGATTCTTATTTCTTTGGCAAGTACACTTTAAGTAATGAGAATCGATTGGAAAATTTGTTCTGGCCTGATGGGACTAGCCACATTGATTATGAGTGCTTTGGGGATGTCTTGACATTTGATTTGACTTACAATAGGAATGTCTACAATAAACCACTTGTGATATTTTCTGGTAGCAATCATTATGGGCAGACCGTCGTATTTGGTTGTGGTCTTCTTGTTAAAGAGGATATTGGTTCATACAAATGGCTCTTGGAAACTTTTTGGGAAGCAATGGGGAGTAAACACCCTACGGCAGTTGTCATCGACGGAGATCTTTCAATGAGAGAAGCAATTAAACATGTCTTTCCTTATGCAACACATCGACTATGTGCATGGAACTTACATAGGAATGCATGCGAAAAGGTTAAGAACAGTGGATTTCTAAAGAACTTCAAGCAATTGATTTATGCCAATGTGAGTGTTGAAGAGTTCCAGGTCATGTGGGAAGACATGGTGGTCAGGTATAACTTATCAAGCAACTCTTGGGTCGTCCAAACCTATGAGATGAGGAATCTATGGGCTCTTGCATATTTGAGGGACCAGTTTTTTGGGCGAATCAGGACAACATCCCAATGTGAAGGGATTAACTCTCTAATAAAAGCATATGTGAGAAAGAAAGATACCCTTCTTGAATTCATCAATAACATGGAGACCGTGGTTAGCCATTACAGGAACAATGAAAGAGTCGCAGAGTTCAACAGTAAATATACCGAACCCGTACTTGTGACTTCTTTGCCGACACTTGAAGATTTTACTACAAAGACTTTCACTCATAACATGTTCCAGGAGGTCAGAAAGGAAATTCAGGGTGCTTGTGCAATGAATACAGAGTTGGTAATTCAGGATGGTGGAAAACTATACTTCAAGTGTAACAGTTTTGGAGTGCCAAAGATTGATCACGTGGTTGAGTTTGACAAAATTGGGGGGATGCTTCGTTGCGAGTGTCTGTGGTTCGAAACTAGAGGAATTTCCTACATGCACATATTCGCATGCCTAAAGCACCAACACGTTGAAGTTATTCCAAAGCGCTTAGTGTGCAAGCGTTGGACGAAGAATGCCAAGAGTGACTTCATGAAGTCAAACGTCGATGATCCAAGTGATTATGATAAGGTATTAAAGTGTCGTTTTGGTGTGTTGGGTGCTGAATGTTCTAGGATGATGGATTTGTCCTGTAAGAACTTAAGTGATTTTGTCGAAGCAATGAATAGTATTGTTGACACAATTACAAAACTCCAAAAGCGAGGTGAAAATCCATGCAACGCTAACTTAGACGATGATTACGTTGGTGACCCATTGGTGGTGAAGAGTAAAGGAGCTCCcaagaaaaactcaaaattCAAGTAA